A window from Shewanella livingstonensis encodes these proteins:
- a CDS encoding site-specific integrase: MSVTLLKAFERWDFYSPLDQKLKMVDASDTPFITYDNGIPCFEANMYMLRLLVSVMSRRVKGGTLRTYATHIHHLVRFCYQNKMNFSQLTDSTFTLFVNGLQAERDKFGELARSNNHVVQIAHRCLDFLSFVQNCHDLNNFIGEGNENILRVKIKIYKIQIEGSKHKREVEVISHASVPTKDAVKRRFPVSEESALKLWDYIKTQTNREKRLRDIALYQCLEQLGARITEIHLIKMKDIEDSLNSGTNPHLRLTTLKQRDHDVTRSIPVTRALLVDIQQYINKVRSKIIKRTIGQSNDHGYLFISLTTGHMLQSATLTKYMNIWKGLLGIEGELHPHLYRHAFITNKLKEIILQHKEINSADKFREFLLHTERFKMQLQQWVGQKNPKSLDRYINLVFADLNGYSKTYNAVQLNDSVKIVKRQVQLIRQQLEGREVTMTEGLLLIEQSLSAFERDIAQSLNESK; this comes from the coding sequence GTGTCAGTAACTCTTTTGAAAGCATTTGAGCGTTGGGATTTCTATTCTCCGCTCGACCAAAAGTTGAAAATGGTTGATGCTAGTGACACCCCTTTTATTACTTACGATAATGGGATTCCTTGCTTCGAGGCAAATATGTATATGCTCAGGCTGTTAGTTTCTGTTATGTCCCGGCGTGTTAAGGGGGGGACATTAAGAACTTACGCAACGCATATTCATCATTTAGTGCGCTTTTGCTACCAAAACAAAATGAATTTCAGCCAACTTACGGACTCGACTTTCACACTTTTTGTCAATGGTTTACAAGCAGAAAGAGATAAGTTTGGTGAGCTTGCTCGTAGTAACAATCATGTCGTTCAGATAGCACATAGATGCCTTGATTTTTTAAGTTTTGTACAGAATTGTCATGATCTTAATAACTTCATTGGCGAGGGGAATGAAAATATATTACGAGTTAAGATTAAAATATATAAAATCCAAATCGAAGGTTCTAAGCACAAAAGGGAAGTTGAAGTTATTAGTCATGCCAGTGTCCCAACTAAGGATGCCGTTAAGCGTAGATTTCCAGTTAGTGAAGAGAGCGCACTCAAGCTTTGGGACTATATTAAAACTCAAACAAACCGAGAAAAGCGGCTTCGTGACATAGCCTTGTACCAGTGTCTAGAGCAACTTGGTGCCCGTATCACCGAGATACACTTAATCAAGATGAAAGATATTGAAGACTCTCTTAATTCAGGCACAAACCCGCACTTAAGATTAACAACTTTAAAACAGAGGGATCATGATGTCACTCGAAGTATCCCTGTTACACGAGCACTACTAGTAGACATTCAACAATATATTAATAAGGTGCGTAGTAAAATCATCAAACGCACCATAGGTCAATCTAATGACCATGGTTATTTGTTCATCTCGTTGACTACAGGGCATATGCTTCAGAGTGCAACACTGACAAAATATATGAACATATGGAAGGGACTATTAGGTATAGAGGGAGAACTACATCCTCACTTATATAGGCATGCGTTCATTACAAACAAGCTTAAAGAAATCATTTTGCAGCACAAGGAAATCAATTCAGCAGATAAGTTTCGTGAGTTCTTACTGCACACTGAGCGTTTTAAGATGCAGTTACAACAATGGGTAGGACAGAAAAACCCAAAATCGCTTGATAGATATATTAACTTAGTCTTTGCTGATTTGAATGGGTACAGTAAAACGTATAACGCGGTTCAATTAAATGATTCAGTGAAAATAGTAAAACGACAAGTTCAGCTTATTAGGCAACAATTGGAAGGTAGAGAAGTAACTATGACTGAGGGGCTACTTCTAATAGAACAATCATTATCTGCATTTGAAAGAGATATTGCGCAATCTCTAAATGAAAGTAAGTAG
- a CDS encoding integrase produces MSIKLIESIVNKSKTLSAFTSDELRGLYKFSVENSDFRALKVAVNNVTGIYDYNELKPYWLLNDFSASKWYIEIKDNGIIYKRTIDWDAVTLNDNLKLTDPRHSRLLNAFKYWITATDNPRENAGKFKKGVSVNISILLIIAIINSILIHGEAIQLTEQHLSGLSADFLMALMVKYGENGTLNGLYDYTNKVRKFLLEKISCISADEAESFAKKYPYITRSLLPEEKVLDFSVIDRVKACCWLNKNSYYQREVHLEKLGQIMQIHLQGNASILHSFIYDSQIIPVSNKGVSNFDELKLVDIDGVKEFKAIPCVEESELMGENSMRSTLGALKLLNTVQGRYDVSQFPPQVLNAITFSRISEHIKLKRKGRYITLPPQLVFNLIESCFEFCHKYQDSILNSVFSLLTERIIKSSGKNSNKNYFYGKGPNYIHNTPSTERGAWVITDAIKLIDNKLIKIGVKRLSIPYSEDGVFKKRRNNESFFALYDVLIGSIQILTGAIMAKRIDELLTLKSNGNLYPNIDPSSAIGEKTDYELISYLKKSGNGGKHGMNAKIKRPIPRSFAQIIWKLEQFNQVISRAGLNKSKLSLFNNLSPRELVIDKINKRSFYMHVDAVCDYFETPLVTFENGEQRRYYIRQHQLRRFFTMVFFWSKSFDGLDTLRWMLGHTDVQHLYNYITESETGAVLNGVKASYIIDVIEKNKLDYIQQLADVIAEYYGVDSANVSLSTIADAASDYGDTNDYKTIPHIEQLKQQERLESQILELLDEGVISLEPEFFTIEHEGHKINDFTLILRVNKLD; encoded by the coding sequence ATGTCGATAAAATTAATTGAAAGTATCGTAAATAAATCTAAAACACTCTCGGCATTTACAAGTGATGAGTTAAGGGGGTTATATAAATTTTCTGTAGAAAATAGTGATTTTAGAGCTTTAAAAGTTGCAGTGAATAATGTCACTGGGATTTATGACTATAATGAGCTAAAGCCATATTGGTTGCTGAATGATTTTTCCGCATCTAAGTGGTATATAGAAATAAAAGATAATGGTATTATTTATAAAAGAACAATAGATTGGGACGCAGTGACTTTAAATGATAATTTAAAGCTGACAGATCCACGTCACAGTCGGCTGCTAAATGCATTTAAATACTGGATTACTGCCACTGATAATCCTCGAGAAAATGCTGGAAAATTCAAAAAAGGTGTATCGGTAAATATAAGCATTCTATTAATCATTGCGATTATTAATAGCATTCTAATTCATGGTGAAGCTATACAACTTACAGAACAACATTTGTCTGGATTATCTGCTGATTTTCTTATGGCTTTAATGGTTAAGTACGGCGAAAATGGCACCTTAAATGGTCTATATGATTATACAAATAAAGTTCGTAAGTTTTTGTTAGAAAAAATATCCTGTATTAGTGCCGATGAAGCTGAGTCATTTGCGAAAAAGTATCCATATATCACTCGTTCATTACTTCCTGAGGAGAAAGTTCTAGATTTTTCAGTTATTGATAGAGTAAAAGCATGTTGTTGGCTAAACAAGAATAGCTATTACCAAAGAGAAGTTCACTTAGAAAAACTAGGCCAAATAATGCAAATTCACCTGCAAGGCAATGCGAGTATCCTTCATTCTTTTATATATGATAGTCAAATTATTCCAGTATCCAATAAAGGTGTTTCAAATTTTGATGAATTAAAACTTGTAGATATAGATGGAGTAAAAGAGTTCAAAGCCATTCCTTGTGTAGAGGAGTCAGAGTTGATGGGGGAAAACTCGATGAGGAGTACTCTTGGTGCACTCAAACTCTTGAATACTGTACAAGGGAGATATGATGTAAGCCAATTTCCACCACAAGTATTGAATGCAATAACATTTTCAAGAATAAGTGAACATATAAAACTAAAAAGAAAAGGGCGATATATAACATTACCGCCTCAATTGGTCTTTAATTTAATCGAGAGTTGTTTTGAATTCTGTCATAAATACCAAGATTCAATTCTAAATTCAGTATTTTCCTTACTCACTGAAAGAATAATCAAAAGCTCCGGAAAAAACTCTAATAAGAATTACTTTTATGGAAAAGGTCCAAATTATATTCATAATACTCCTTCTACTGAGCGTGGTGCATGGGTAATCACGGATGCTATAAAGTTAATTGATAACAAGCTAATAAAAATTGGAGTTAAAAGGTTATCCATACCATACAGCGAAGACGGAGTGTTTAAAAAAAGACGTAATAACGAAAGTTTTTTTGCTCTCTATGATGTACTAATAGGCTCAATTCAGATACTCACAGGTGCAATAATGGCAAAGCGCATTGATGAGTTGTTGACCCTAAAAAGTAATGGGAATTTGTACCCTAATATTGATCCATCGAGTGCAATAGGGGAAAAGACTGACTACGAACTAATCTCCTATTTAAAAAAATCAGGTAACGGAGGAAAGCATGGAATGAACGCAAAGATTAAACGCCCAATCCCTCGCTCATTCGCTCAAATAATATGGAAGTTAGAGCAATTTAATCAAGTTATCTCAAGAGCTGGCTTAAATAAGTCTAAGTTATCTTTATTTAATAATCTCAGCCCAAGAGAACTTGTTATAGATAAGATTAATAAGCGCTCATTCTATATGCATGTGGATGCAGTGTGTGATTATTTTGAAACCCCATTAGTGACATTTGAGAATGGTGAACAACGTCGTTATTACATTAGACAACACCAGCTTCGTCGTTTCTTTACTATGGTATTTTTTTGGTCAAAAAGCTTTGATGGTTTGGATACTTTGCGTTGGATGCTTGGGCACACAGACGTGCAACATCTTTACAATTATATTACTGAAAGTGAAACTGGTGCGGTATTAAATGGCGTAAAAGCGTCTTACATTATTGATGTTATAGAAAAAAATAAACTTGATTACATACAACAGTTAGCCGATGTAATTGCAGAGTATTATGGTGTTGACAGCGCAAATGTTTCGCTATCAACCATTGCTGATGCTGCCAGTGATTACGGAGATACTAATGACTACAAAACTATTCCGCACATTGAGCAATTAAAGCAACAAGAAAGACTTGAGTCTCAGATACTTGAGCTTTTAGACGAGGGTGTTATCTCCTTAGAACCAGAGTTTTTCACTATCGAACATGAGGGTCATAAAATAAATGACTTTACATTAATACTTCGAGTAAACAAATTAGATTAA
- a CDS encoding type I restriction endonuclease subunit R, with translation MTKEQQIEEALISKLQDLKYTYRPDIRDKASLEQNFRNKFERHNLVTLTDSEFERLKNEIITSDVFTSAKRLRERQAFEREDGTPMDYTLVNNKDWCKNDFEVINQLRINTKNSHHRYDVIILMNGLPVVQIELKSHQIVTRRAMEQIVNYKNDPGNGYTNSLMCFMQLFIVSNENRTYYFANNQNQHFTFNADERFLPIYQLADKDNTKIHNLKDFADSFLAKCTLGQMIGRYMVLVQSEQKLMIMRPYQIYAVKAIVESINDNLGNGYIWHTTCSGKTLTSFKASTLLKDNEDIHKVVFVVDRKDLDRQTREEFNKFQDKCVEENTNTEALVRRLLSDSKKDKVIVTTIQKLGLALDETSEKAKQQQEKGKLTYKQRLEHLRDKRMVFIFDECHRSQFGENHGAIKAFFNNHQLFGFTGTPIFDENSSFKRIDGTTAYNVTTLDVFEQPLHEYTITNAIHDRNVLSFHIDYFGKETKAITDSNEETDNKKKKKPRRELPPPEAVVKAILDKHDQATDYRRFNSIFATSKIDSAIEYIKLFEEQQAERLARDEDYRPLNIACVFSPPAQTLAKDKDGNAKNVKDIKQLQDDLKQEQEDNKNNPEEKKAALINIISGYNKQYRTNHTINEFDLYYQDVQQRIKDHKYPDTDLPRGHKDKIDIIIVVDMLLTGFDSKYLNTLYVDKNLKYHGLIQAFSRTNRVLNDTKPHGNILDFRLQEDDVDTAIAKFSGSGEEANKDVWLVDPAPVVVEQFKEAVDELENFMVKHGLTATPDQVPNLKGEAAKIDFVSHFKKVQKLKTKIDQYTDLSEDDANIINLLMPIDKQRGFKGAYLETAIELKSLQKKSSEEISQELQQLDLELVLFSSALIDYDYIMALIARSTMTTSTRKKTVTREEVIDIIKSNANIMDDHETMLAYVDSLPVGRKRSMNW, from the coding sequence ATGACTAAAGAACAACAAATTGAAGAAGCTTTAATTTCTAAGCTTCAAGATCTTAAATACACATATCGCCCTGATATCCGAGACAAAGCCTCTCTAGAGCAAAACTTCCGTAATAAGTTCGAACGCCATAACTTAGTCACTTTAACCGACTCTGAATTTGAACGACTTAAAAACGAAATTATTACCAGTGATGTCTTTACTTCGGCAAAACGGCTACGTGAGCGTCAAGCTTTTGAACGTGAAGATGGCACCCCAATGGATTACACGCTAGTCAATAATAAAGACTGGTGTAAAAACGATTTTGAAGTTATCAATCAATTACGCATCAATACCAAGAACAGCCACCATCGGTACGACGTGATAATACTAATGAATGGCTTACCTGTCGTACAAATAGAGCTAAAGTCTCATCAAATTGTTACCCGACGAGCCATGGAGCAAATCGTTAACTACAAAAACGACCCGGGTAATGGTTACACAAATAGCTTAATGTGTTTTATGCAGCTATTTATTGTTAGTAATGAGAATAGGACATATTACTTTGCTAATAATCAAAACCAGCATTTTACTTTTAATGCCGATGAACGCTTTTTGCCGATTTATCAATTAGCAGATAAAGACAACACAAAAATTCACAACTTGAAAGATTTTGCTGATAGTTTCTTAGCTAAATGTACCCTAGGCCAAATGATTGGACGCTACATGGTCTTAGTGCAGTCAGAACAAAAATTGATGATCATGCGTCCGTATCAAATCTATGCAGTAAAAGCTATTGTCGAGAGTATTAACGACAATCTAGGCAATGGATATATTTGGCATACAACATGCAGCGGTAAAACCTTAACTTCGTTTAAAGCCTCAACTCTGTTAAAAGACAATGAGGATATTCACAAAGTTGTATTCGTTGTAGACAGAAAAGATCTCGACCGTCAAACACGTGAAGAATTTAATAAGTTCCAAGACAAGTGTGTTGAAGAAAATACTAATACAGAAGCACTAGTGCGTCGTTTACTGTCTGATTCTAAAAAAGACAAGGTCATAGTAACCACCATTCAAAAGCTAGGCTTGGCGTTAGACGAAACAAGTGAAAAAGCCAAGCAACAACAAGAGAAAGGTAAGCTCACCTACAAACAACGTTTAGAGCACTTACGTGATAAACGCATGGTATTTATTTTTGATGAATGTCACCGTTCACAATTTGGTGAAAATCACGGCGCGATTAAAGCATTCTTCAATAATCACCAACTGTTTGGTTTTACAGGAACACCTATTTTTGATGAAAACTCATCTTTTAAACGCATTGATGGTACAACCGCTTATAACGTAACCACGCTAGATGTGTTTGAACAACCATTACATGAATACACCATCACCAATGCAATTCACGACCGTAACGTACTAAGCTTTCATATTGACTATTTTGGTAAAGAAACTAAAGCGATTACTGATAGCAACGAGGAAACAGATAACAAAAAAAAGAAAAAACCTAGAAGAGAACTCCCGCCACCAGAGGCCGTGGTAAAAGCAATTTTAGATAAACACGACCAAGCCACTGACTATCGTCGTTTCAACTCGATTTTTGCCACTTCAAAGATTGATAGTGCCATTGAATACATCAAACTATTTGAAGAACAGCAAGCGGAACGATTAGCTAGGGATGAAGACTATCGTCCTCTCAATATCGCCTGTGTGTTTTCGCCACCAGCGCAAACTTTGGCAAAAGATAAAGACGGCAATGCAAAGAACGTTAAAGATATCAAACAACTACAAGATGACTTAAAACAAGAACAAGAAGATAACAAAAATAACCCAGAAGAAAAGAAAGCGGCTCTAATCAATATTATCAGCGGCTATAACAAACAGTATCGAACCAACCACACTATCAATGAATTTGATTTGTATTATCAGGATGTTCAACAACGCATTAAAGATCACAAATATCCTGATACAGACTTACCCCGTGGGCATAAAGACAAGATCGACATCATTATCGTCGTCGATATGTTGTTAACTGGGTTTGACTCTAAATATCTGAATACTCTATACGTAGATAAAAACTTAAAATACCATGGGCTAATTCAAGCATTTTCACGCACAAACCGCGTATTAAACGACACTAAACCACACGGTAATATTTTAGACTTCCGCCTACAGGAAGACGACGTCGATACCGCTATAGCAAAATTTTCAGGTAGTGGTGAAGAAGCTAATAAAGATGTTTGGTTAGTTGACCCTGCTCCAGTAGTGGTTGAGCAGTTTAAAGAGGCCGTTGACGAATTAGAAAACTTTATGGTGAAGCATGGTTTAACCGCAACACCTGATCAAGTACCAAATTTAAAAGGTGAAGCCGCTAAAATCGACTTTGTTAGCCACTTTAAAAAAGTGCAAAAGCTCAAAACTAAAATCGATCAATACACCGATTTAAGTGAAGACGACGCCAATATCATTAACCTTTTAATGCCAATTGACAAACAACGTGGTTTTAAAGGCGCATATTTAGAAACAGCTATAGAGCTTAAATCTTTGCAGAAAAAGTCGAGCGAAGAAATTTCCCAAGAGTTGCAACAATTGGATCTAGAGCTTGTACTCTTTAGCTCTGCACTAATCGATTATGACTACATTATGGCGCTCATTGCTCGCTCTACGATGACAACATCAACTCGCAAGAAAACCGTTACTCGTGAAGAAGTCATCGATATTATTAAATCCAATGCGAATATTATGGATGATCACGAAACCATGTTGGCTTATGTCGACTCGTTACCAGTAGGTCGTAAGCGGTCAATGAACTGGTGA